The Anopheles gambiae chromosome 2, idAnoGambNW_F1_1, whole genome shotgun sequence genomic sequence CCACGTTCATGAAGGGATCAAAACCACGCAGGATGCCGGAAACGACTCGTCCACCATTCAGCTTCAGCGATAGCCGCTTGTCCATGTACCTTTGTACCAAACGAGAAACGAACCCGGTCAATGGCTCTGGTAGGTGGAAGGTAGCATTTGAGGTTAACTTACTTTTTCAACTCTGGCGGATGTGCTTTCGACATATTGGATAAACAATGGTAAACACGTTTGGTGGGGAAAGTTAGGCACAAAATTTGCACAAAATGCCGCAAATTGTGGTCGCgcgttgtttgtgtttgtttgacaaTTTGTTGACAGCTTGCAAAGCACACGCTGTCAGGTTGTGTCATGGGAAGCTATTATGACACTCATGAACCTTTGTTCAAAGATGCTCGCGTTCGGTAACAAGTACGGTTtttttgaaaacaataacGATAAGTTAACACgtttaaaaaattattaagAAATAATGAACAGCTGCAGAATATTAAAGAAATTTGAGGAATTATAGAATTAAATATTTCGAATCGCTGAAAACATTTTTTGCTAGCGGCCCATGTAGACAAAACTACTCAGCGTAATACACGCTGCAAAGGCGGCTCCGTGCAGCTCTTAAGCAGCATCAAAGTGTCTGATTACGGTTCCAGCGAATGGGCATAGTAAAAGGCACAATTGAAAGATGCGAATGAGGTCAATAGGATCTAAGTCGCTATAAAAAAATGATGCAATGGTGGATTAGTGAAAGTACAATATAGTGATTAGAAGCTCactttagttttaattttcatcttaatcttaacaaaaaatgaaaacttaaCCTAAAAAATGAAACTTTAAAGCAGGTGTGACTTACTTTgaaaaaaatcgaaacgaGGTTTTAACAAATTTTGGAATGTTATCCTAACCCAACAAGGACATATTCGTGAGTTTCACACTCTAATTTAAAACACCACCAAAAATGCCTAGCAGATGATACCGAATAGCATAGCTCATCCATCGTGAATACAAACATCAATCTATTCGAACAAAACAACTTCCAAGAATCTCAGTCACGTGGGGCATATGAAGATGAATTAAAAGTTTCCCACATTACAACCTGCACTAAGCTCCCCTTAATCCAGCGCTTGGAAAATATCCCAATTttacacacatcacacacaaccacacacacacacagttcagACGAACATAGGTAATCAAACAACCGGTAAGCATCAAAATCAGATCAGATCAGAACGGAATCCGACGATAGTGGCGGATCTGCTCCGAGGCACGACATCCACACGAGATTGTGTCCCGGCTAAGCCCCGATCATGCCGAAACGGGTTGCCAATATTAGTCACTATCATCAGAAGCTAAGTCGTGTACTTCCCGATAGTGAGGGGGTGTACGTGGCGTGTCCTCCATCGCCACACAATGTTGACCGAGCCGTGCTGCTGCCAAGTTGGTGTAGGTAAACAGAAGCGCCAAAATAACCAAACAGCAGAGGAATACAAATGACTACCGCCTGGGTTGTGGGGCACGAAGGCACGAAGATGCAAAGGGGTAGAAGTTATTTGATAGGTATCCATCCATCTTCCTAAACTTGTCTGCTTTGGTGCCGGGCGCAAGGTTGTTAATCGGTAGGCAAGCAGGTGGGTGGTTTATACGGCGGTGATGGTGCTAATACGTGGTGGTTAAGTTCGGTGGCGGATAAACAAGCTTTCCCCGTTGCAGCCGAGCTGGGGTGTATGGCAACGATGGGTGGTTGGTGCtatttttggggaggttgcAAGGAGTAAATTCCGCGTTTAGCTGTACATGATTGCGAAATTATTTCATGGCTTGATGTTTGAGTACATTAAGCGCATTGTAATGAATGAAACGTTTTACTAGCTGGACTAGCTTTCGGTCTTTCAAGTCACTGGACCACTTCAGCATTCTAGGAGGTTCTCGAAGAAACACATTCACAACCAAGATGAAAGACAGTGCATACTCGACAATCAGCAGCCAGTCGCAAGCACCCTGTCCGGCTCTCTTGGAAGGCTCTTTCGCAGTACGCACGAGTGACACAGTTTCGTTTTCGCCTCTTCTCTCGTGATGCTTGTTTCGCATAACTTCCGGCGACACTTGCCCGCCGGGTGTAGGAAGTCTTGGTACCGCAATCTTTGCATTCGCGGTGGAATTCGGCGGAAGAACGCAACGAGCGCGCTCGAATAAATTAGTTGCAAAGTTTGTGCCTTGTGCTGTGCCTATCGAACCACTTTTCCTTTGAAAGTCGGCCCCGGGTCTGTCATGTTATGAGGAAGAGGGAAGAAAATtgcacaaaacaatcaaagtAACCAATACGCTATGTTACGTTGTCACAGCCGACTGTGCGGTTATGCTGAATGTCATTCCTTCCGCATTGGACAGAGAAACACTGGGCCTGATCGccaacgaaag encodes the following:
- the LOC1273262 gene encoding probable small nuclear ribonucleoprotein G, with the translated sequence MSKAHPPELKKYMDKRLSLKLNGGRVVSGILRGFDPFMNVVVDESIEECKDGTRNNIGMVVIRGNSIIMVEALDRI